In Hylaeus volcanicus isolate JK05 unplaced genomic scaffold, UHH_iyHylVolc1.0_haploid 12237, whole genome shotgun sequence, the genomic stretch CAGGATCATGATTAAAAGATTCTTGACGCTGATTTGAATTAAACGCTCTACACATTTTAACaccattttttttcgtatcgaTCAAATGAGCAAAGAAAACGAACCCTTTAATACACCAGGACATGACGTGCCTTCTGAACCACACTCGGATGCCTTGCAACAATCATCAAAACTTCCTTTAGTTGTCGTCGTTATTGGGTAAGTCAttctttttgtcttttttgtaagaaaaaataagcgtttaaattaaacacacGTActgtttgtataatttttgttaatacaaaaataaaaaagaatggcAGGCAGTGGCAAAACAACAATGATCAAAGCtctttggaaatatttctcaCAACCAAGAGTGTTAGATGATAAAGACACGGAACAAGACACAATAACGGAAATTCAGCCAGCCTTCAAGACGTATATTCTCAATTTAGATCCAGCGGTAAGCGGTCATAGTGGTTTCAATGCTCCAAGATGATTCTTATTTTAGGTGACCTCTACACCTTATCCAGCCAATATAGGTGAAAAGCAACGAGTAGCATTTTAAAGTGTTGAGaaccaatttttttctttatatttcttcctttCAAGATATTTGTGATACTATTAAATATAAGGAAGTCATGAAACAGTAAGGCGTGAaaggttttttaaaaaaaacttcataACATCTGATTGTCATCTCCATTTACCTAATGTTCGTACTTTTGTAGATATAAATTAGGACCCAATGGTGCTATTATGACTTgcttaaatttatttgctacCAAGTTTGATCAAGTGCATGATGTGCTATCTAAAAGAGCTCCCAACCTTGATATTGTACTTGTTGACACACCTGGGCAAATTGAAGTTTTCAATTGGTCAGCGAGTGGCTCGATTATTTTAGGTTATACCAACCTAAGCCACgcctttcttatttttgacCATTTTTAGACACTTTAGCATTATCTTATCCGACAGTCATCTTGTATGTTTTGGATACAGCACGCTGTCAAAGTCCGGTCACTTTTATGTCAAATATGATGTATTCTTGTGGAGTTATGTATAAATCCAAACTTCCTTTTATTATggcttttaataaaattggtaacactttttttctcttttgattaaaaaatactattataaAAAGTACTAGTTTACTTGACAATTCGCATTTAGACGTTCAACCTGCTACTCAATGCCTTGAATGGATGAGAAACTATAATTCCTTTGCTTCCGATGTTTGTAAGGAAGATTCCTATATGGCAACGTACGTTattgtctttttttctgtaatttatCTTGATTGTAATTCTAGTCTTAGTCGCACATGCGCTTTATCtatgaatgaattttatgaagGAATTCAAGTCAGTAGCTTTCCTCTTAGTGTTGTTTCAATGGTTCCTCGTGATCTCATTCTATCTTTGTTATGTAGAGTGTTTCTTTGTCTGCTGGTACATCACTTGGGCTGGAAAAGCTAGAAATAACGTTACAAAAGGCCAGAAACGAGTATACAAAGTAAGAAAGACGATTTGTTAAGGAATCTTACTAGGACTATTTTTTCTAGTATTTATTTGCCATGGTTGCGAGATCAAAGAGACGTTGTACGAAAGGTAGTTTTTCTGTCTCATTCAATAAACTgacgttttcttttcataagTGATTTTTCTCTTTTGGTCTTAGCGTCGAGAAAAACTAGCTGCAGAATCAGCCAAACATTTTGCACAAGATAGAGAAAGGGATACAAAACATAAAGAAAGGCAAGACGGCAATGATCTTGTTGATAAAAGAGTTCTTAGGTGGAAGTTTTCGCGCTAAacgtttctatttcttttatgcGTAACAAGTGAGCAGGCTCGTCAATTTCTTTTTGctgataacaaaaaatatgttattcaatctgattttctttttgttcataatatttttttgattgatttgaaaatatttcattgataaaCCGAAATTCGAGTTAACTCGACTTTGCCTTCATCtacatgagaaaaaaaaatataataactgAACCTGAAATACTTTATCTTAAAATTGAATCAACGATTTCGAATCAAGTCAATTAAGACATTTTCTTACAAagtataaagaataaaaaaattcattttaaacaaaaagatgGAAATCAAAAGTCAGAGTATGTTTTGAAAACGGAAAGGAGCATGAGATTACTTGTTACCTGCATTTTTTCTATTGTGTATTGGAAATGTTTCCGGGCTCAGCAAGAGGCTCAACGGAAACCACCGTCGTATTTTCCTTCCACACACGAACCTCGAATTCAGGGAAATCAAATTACATTAGATGTAGTGAATCAGTTATTTCGACATAAGCCACATACCTCTTATAGTATTTCCATGAATGAGGAATTTCAAACGTTACCATACTCCATCCAGAGTCGCTTACGGAGAGTTTTTTGTcaagaaattataaacaattcaatcaaatgtattttatacttGGAGCTTGTTTTTAGTGAATTAACCCTAACTTTACCTGCTGAAGCTCTTGTTAGCGCTTCTTTGACTTTGCGTAGCATTCTTCTTGAATTaaagtatcaaaaatatatcgcTATAGATAAGTTAAAAGGATTCGCCTATTTGACTGTGGAAGCTTTACCTTACGTTGAAGAAGTACGCATTGCTTtggagaagaaaataaatacaatgacATATTTAAAGggaacattttgttttcattcttCTTTATGTGAtgattataataaagaaataactTGAAACTTTATTCTTTTCACGGAAACTCATTccttttaatactttattgtaaaaaaaaccCATTTCACTGCACAGCGCCACGTTACCTTGATGCGTTTTACCAATGGCTTGTTTCATACAATGATTTTGTATCCGTAAttcaaaattagaaaaaagtcAATCACCCCACGTCAGGTGTTCAATAATTAGTTCAAagaggtttcttttttttttttttttttcaattcttgcTTATTTACTTTCGTACTCCTTTCATGTATTTGCTGGTGTTTTCAAATGTTAAACATGCACAAAAAGTTATATACATGCGTAACCCATATAGGGTCCGTGCACCGTTCCACATACTAAATTTTTGAccatattaaataaacttacCTGGTCAGGGCACGGGGTGGCTCCTACATCACGCTGTCCTACTCTGGAGCAGAGCATTGCACTCAGCTGTCTGTAAAGGGGTACGAGCTTCTTTTATAGGGGTGTCGATGacgtaattttttctttgtggCTCGTGTTCTGCACGGCCgctaacatattttaaaaagtttattaaattgttttctaaaGATGTTTAGTTAAAAATTGCTAGTATCTGCTAATTTATAAAAGATAGTACTGCTTAGGTAAAGGTGAAGTTGTTTCTAAAGCTTGTTGTGCTCTTTGTAATAAGGACAGTATCTTGTCTGGAATTCCTTCAAGTGTGTTGGGTTGAATATTCGGTACCTGGTAGTTAGATGAAAGAATTTGACGGCGTTTTGCGGAAGCCTGAGTTTTTACACCATTAGTTGAATGCTAACAATCAAGATGCGTTACTTTTTGTACTGAAGCACCTCGTTTTTTAAGAGACTCTACATCTCGATAGTCGAAAAGTGGTGGACGAGTTGTTGTTAAAGTCTTGGGAGAACACAAACGCACTTCTTTCGGATTACATGCTAATCCCAAGGGATTGacataatttgaattttcttttgtgctTCGAAATTTTCCTGCCACCTGTCAACACAAGTAATCACCATAAACGAGCAAGGGGTCTCAATTGCAATTGAGAAATTGGTTGGTAACATTACCTTTGTGATTGTTTGAACAAGGCTTCCGTTGTTACTCATAAGCGTAGGAATATAATGATTCAGTACCTGCATGGCAGACTCTGCGATGTTCACAGCAGTATTTACTCCATTCGTGTGCGGCACCTCTACATATACGCATTAAAATGCTGTTTTAATAGTATTTCGATGAGTAAGGctacatttttaatactccatttcaatagaaatgataaattaatatgctaattaacatttacttaaatttgGACGTCTCGGAATTTCTGGGCGTAAGGATAGTTGCACAATAGGTTCTTGGTTCAAAGGCACTGCATTCGTTTCATTCGGCCGCTCTAACTTGAGTCCAAGAGACGTCAAGTTCATTTCATGCGCCAGCGCCGGACGACAGACAATCAATAAACAGGTTGAATACAATTCAAGTCGCCGCATGTTTATTTAAggaaacgttttaaaaaaaattaattggcaCTTGAAGGCGCCTCATAGAATATTTGACACATTGCAGGAAAACAACGTAATGACTTAACTTTACCAAAAATGTGAGTTTTATGTCGACTGATGACAAACACAGACAGGTTACCATGATTTCAAAAAGTTATTTCTATTgttaaaactaaaattctacagcgttttaagaaaaactatGCATTCACTATCACAGAAATTATTCCCTATTCAAACGTTTGTAGCGTATCAAACAAAAAACgtatttaacttttttgttttgcaaaaaaaaaagattttgtatttacgctgtctttaaaaaagttttctgaatatttttgttttaatcttAACAACATCATCTTTTGTTATCACCAAACATTTTggtattttgaattaaaaaaaaaattatctaaaCATCTTTTAAAAGCGGGATACTAACAGAATATAATCCAACACATTTGTaagttttccaaatatttttttttcttgtcaaAATAATCCTTCAATTCCTCTAAAATCAcaaagttttgttaaaaatcttattttgttagtttttttttttttaatgtatacgTAGCTCTGGTACTTgctaaataaaagtaacactctttaaaatgtattacatGGGCGAATTATGTTCTTAAAAAACGCTTTTTACTGTTcatgaaaattctttcaaatctaTTTTCTCAAATGTCGTTGTCATACAATTGCAGTAAAgtcaatattgttattcgcaatttaaaaaacaagaattaaaGCCATACTTTTATCTTTGAACGTAGGTGATCATGTAGGTTCACCTTATTGAACTGAATcagttttaaacaaaaatggagtGGTAGCGTTACCGCCTTGTGCAAAGAATTATCGCGAACGGTTGAATCCATGATTGATGTTGTTAAAGAAGAATTACAAGGGTTtgtgttaaaaaatttttgatactTTTGAGCCTgtaaattgtatgaaatacattttttttgttagaaacgaTGAGAGGAAAAAAGCAGGAAAAACCTATCATTCTATGATAGCGCGTAAGCATCGTTTATCCAAAAATGTGATGGCAAAACATGAAATTGACgatttctttacatttatgGGGCTTAAATTAGTTCCGactaatcatttaaaaaacaatggaGAAACCAACACGTCAAAACAACTTCAatgtttttctctt encodes the following:
- the LOC128883639 gene encoding uncharacterized protein LOC128883639, producing the protein MRRLELYSTCLLIVCRPALAHEMNLTSLGLKLERPNETNAVPLNQEPIVQLSLRPEIPRRPNLKVPHTNGVNTAVNIAESAMQVLNHYIPTLMSNNGSLVQTITKVAGKFRSTKENSNYVNPLGLACNPKEVRLCSPKTLTTTRPPLFDYRDVESLKKRGASVQKASAKRRQILSSNYQVPNIQPNTLEGIPDKILSLLQRAQQALETTSPLPKQYYLL
- the LOC128883634 gene encoding uncharacterized protein LOC128883634; the encoded protein is MSKENEPFNTPGHDVPSEPHSDALQQSSKLPLVVVVIGMAGSGKTTMIKALWKYFSQPRVLDDKDTEQDTITEIQPAFKTYILNLDPAVTSTPYPANIDICDTIKYKEVMKQYKLGPNGAIMTCLNLFATKFDQVHDVLSKRAPNLDIVLVDTPGQIEVFNWSASGSIILDTLALSYPTVILYVLDTARCQSPVTFMSNMMYSCGVMYKSKLPFIMAFNKIDVQPATQCLEWMRNYNSFASDVCKEDSYMATLSRTCALSMNEFYEGIQSVSLSAGTSLGLEKLEITLQKARNEYTNIYLPWLRDQRDVVRKRREKLAAESAKHFAQDRERDTKHKERQDGNDLVDKRVLRWKFSR